One window from the genome of Acinetobacter sp. LoGeW2-3 encodes:
- a CDS encoding response regulator, producing MNILIVDDHPLFRHALIQAVRYSLPQAQIHETAAVNEFYERLENGPEPDLVLLDLNLPGASGFSALVHVRAQYPSLPIIVVSAHEEVSIIQRAIAHGAMGYIPKSAHPSHIGEAIREVLEGEIWLPPNLPANMNFDPRAADETALAERIQSLTPQQFRVLMMVAEGLLNKQIAYELDVSEATIKAHVTAIFRKLGVQNRTQAVLAINALNIEEKKI from the coding sequence ATGAATATTTTAATCGTTGATGATCATCCACTGTTTCGTCATGCTTTAATTCAAGCCGTTCGTTATAGCTTACCGCAAGCACAAATTCATGAAACTGCAGCAGTGAATGAATTTTATGAACGCCTGGAAAATGGTCCTGAACCTGATCTTGTGCTGCTGGATCTGAATTTACCGGGTGCTTCCGGCTTTTCTGCATTGGTGCATGTCCGCGCACAGTATCCTTCATTGCCAATTATTGTGGTGTCGGCTCATGAAGAAGTCAGCATCATTCAACGTGCGATTGCACATGGTGCAATGGGCTACATTCCAAAATCAGCGCATCCAAGCCATATTGGTGAAGCGATTCGTGAAGTACTGGAAGGCGAAATCTGGTTACCACCAAATCTGCCAGCCAACATGAATTTTGATCCACGTGCTGCTGATGAAACTGCATTGGCTGAACGTATTCAGTCTTTGACACCGCAACAGTTCCGCGTGTTGATGATGGTGGCAGAAGGCTTGCTCAACAAACAGATCGCGTATGAGCTGGATGTCTCTGAAGCAACTATTAAAGCGCACGTAACTGCAATCTTCCGTAAGCTCGGTGTACAGAACCGTACTCAAGCTGTATTGGCGATCAATGCATTGAATATTGAAGAAAAGAAAATCTAA
- the msuE gene encoding FMN reductase has protein sequence MSNQDLQKPLNIVAVSGGLNNPSKTEALVQAIVDELGEATPINVHFIKFSEIGQLLGGAIYRNQLPQRVQDDLAAVEAADALIVGTPVYRASFTGLFKHFFDFVEQTALVDVPVLLAASGGSDRHALVLEHQLRPLFSFFQAQTLPIGVYATDRDFTPEYTIHSELLRARITLAVARALPILEWAPAKGQRAEVVKEKSQQANQNLGINKQIEQEEVLPSAAVPSLDAAESRLHSKKAPKTQVA, from the coding sequence ATGTCAAATCAAGATCTACAAAAACCACTGAATATCGTTGCCGTTTCTGGTGGTTTAAATAATCCGTCTAAAACTGAAGCACTGGTACAAGCGATTGTTGATGAGCTAGGTGAAGCAACACCAATCAATGTACATTTCATTAAATTCAGCGAAATTGGTCAGTTACTGGGTGGCGCGATCTACCGCAACCAGTTACCACAACGTGTTCAGGATGATTTGGCAGCGGTTGAAGCAGCTGATGCGCTGATTGTCGGTACACCAGTTTACCGCGCATCATTCACTGGCTTGTTCAAACACTTCTTTGACTTTGTAGAACAAACTGCACTGGTTGATGTTCCTGTTCTTTTAGCAGCATCAGGTGGTAGTGACCGTCATGCGCTGGTACTTGAACACCAATTACGTCCATTGTTCAGCTTCTTCCAGGCTCAAACGCTGCCAATCGGTGTTTATGCAACAGATCGTGACTTCACGCCTGAATATACCATTCACAGCGAATTACTGCGTGCACGTATTACACTCGCTGTCGCACGTGCATTACCAATCCTTGAATGGGCACCAGCAAAAGGTCAACGTGCAGAAGTGGTTAAAGAAAAATCACAACAAGCTAACCAGAATCTGGGCATCAACAAGCAAATCGAACAGGAAGAAGTTCTGCCTTCAGCAGCAGTGCCTAGCCTGGATGCAGCAGAGTCTCGTTTACACAGTAAGAAAGCACCAAAAACTCAAGTTGCTTAA
- the sfnG gene encoding dimethylsulfone monooxygenase SfnG, whose amino-acid sequence MSNNKNITFAYWVPNVSGGLVVSNIEQRTDWSYDYNVRLAQTAEKAGFDYALTQIRFTAGYNAENQHESVSFSHGILAKTERLKVIAAILPGPWKPALAAKQLATIDHLTNGRIAINVVSGWFRGEFDAIGEEWPEHDQRYARSEEFIRSLKGVWTQDNFSFDGKYYQFKDYTLSPKPVQKPHIEIFQGGSSRAARDMASRVSDWYFTNGNTPEELKKQIDDIREKAKANNHQVKIGVNAFVIARDTEEEAQAVLREIVAKANVQAVKSFGDATREAGAATAEGEGNWAKSTFEDLVQYNDGFRTNLIGTPQQIAERIIELKKVGVDLILSGFLHFIEEVEYFGQKVLPLVRELEAQQATAVQQEEAELV is encoded by the coding sequence ATGTCAAACAACAAAAATATTACTTTTGCATATTGGGTTCCAAATGTAAGCGGTGGTCTGGTCGTGAGTAACATCGAGCAACGCACTGACTGGAGCTATGACTATAACGTACGTCTGGCACAGACAGCAGAAAAGGCTGGCTTTGACTATGCCCTGACCCAGATTCGTTTTACTGCAGGCTACAATGCAGAAAATCAGCACGAATCTGTTAGCTTCAGTCACGGCATTTTGGCGAAAACTGAACGTCTAAAAGTCATTGCGGCGATTCTGCCAGGCCCTTGGAAACCAGCATTGGCAGCAAAACAGCTGGCAACCATTGATCATTTAACTAACGGCCGTATCGCGATCAATGTCGTCAGTGGCTGGTTCCGTGGTGAATTTGATGCAATTGGTGAAGAGTGGCCTGAACATGACCAGCGCTATGCACGTTCAGAAGAATTTATTCGTAGCCTGAAAGGTGTCTGGACCCAAGATAATTTCAGTTTTGATGGTAAGTACTACCAGTTTAAGGACTATACCTTGAGTCCAAAACCGGTACAGAAACCACATATTGAAATATTCCAGGGCGGCAGTTCACGTGCGGCACGCGACATGGCATCACGTGTATCGGACTGGTACTTTACCAATGGCAACACGCCTGAAGAGCTGAAAAAGCAGATCGATGACATTCGTGAAAAGGCTAAAGCCAATAATCATCAAGTGAAAATCGGTGTGAATGCTTTCGTGATCGCCCGTGATACTGAAGAAGAAGCGCAAGCGGTACTACGAGAAATCGTTGCTAAGGCCAATGTCCAAGCCGTGAAATCTTTTGGTGATGCAACCCGTGAAGCAGGTGCAGCAACAGCGGAAGGTGAAGGTAACTGGGCCAAGTCTACGTTTGAAGATCTGGTGCAATACAACGATGGCTTCCGTACCAACCTGATTGGTACACCGCAGCAAATCGCTGAACGTATCATTGAACTGAAAAAAGTTGGTGTGGATCTCATCCTGTCTGGATTCCTGCACTTTATTGAAGAAGTTGAATACTTTGGCCAAAAGGTATTACCTTTGGTTCGTGAACTTGAAGCACAACAGGCAACGGCTGTGCAACAAGAAGAAGCTGAGCTCGTATAA
- a CDS encoding riboflavin synthase subunit alpha, giving the protein MYTGIVQGLEKVVEIRKGDGFITIIVSDQQGFFEDVFIGASVAVNGVCLTVTTIDREQQQIHFDISNVTLDLTTLNSLKVGDEVNIERSAKVGAENGGHNLYGHIEGTAKVSQIERRGETLHIDLQIPDGNIKYFFLKGFIGLNGCSLTVNRVDRAKSEISIDLIPETLRLTTWKAVQVGDEVNYEIDQMTRTLVDTLENIHLAKG; this is encoded by the coding sequence ATGTATACCGGTATTGTCCAAGGCCTGGAAAAGGTCGTTGAAATTCGCAAAGGCGATGGCTTTATTACGATCATCGTGAGTGATCAGCAAGGCTTTTTTGAAGATGTGTTTATTGGTGCCAGTGTGGCGGTGAATGGTGTGTGCCTGACCGTAACCACAATCGACCGTGAGCAGCAACAGATTCATTTTGATATTTCTAATGTTACCCTCGATCTGACCACGCTGAACTCATTAAAAGTCGGTGATGAAGTGAATATCGAACGCTCTGCCAAAGTCGGCGCAGAAAATGGTGGACATAACCTGTATGGGCATATTGAAGGCACCGCTAAAGTCAGCCAGATTGAACGTCGCGGTGAAACCTTACATATTGACCTGCAAATTCCAGATGGCAATATCAAATACTTCTTCCTGAAAGGCTTTATCGGGCTAAATGGCTGTAGCCTAACTGTGAACCGAGTCGATCGTGCCAAAAGCGAGATTTCGATTGACCTGATTCCAGAAACTTTACGCCTAACCACCTGGAAAGCGGTTCAGGTCGGTGATGAGGTCAATTATGAAATTGACCAGATGACCCGTACCCTGGTGGATACGCTAGAAAATATTCATTTAGCCAAAGGCTAA